The Sphingobacteriaceae bacterium genomic interval GGAATTCGACGTGGACGTCATCGTCGAGGATGAAGAGCGGGCGGCCACGGCCCTTACCACCAAGGAGATCCTGGAGGAGGGCGCCGGCGAGGAACTGGAGCCCAGGGCGCCGGTGGTGACGGTCATGGGCCACGTGGACCACGGCAAGACCACTTTGCTGGACGCCATCCGGCAGACCCACGTGTCCGCCGGCGAGGCTGGGGGCATCACCCAGCACATCGGCGCCTCCACCGTGGAGTGGAACGGCCGCCCCATCGTCTTCCTGGACACCCCCGGCCACGAGGCCTTCACCTCCCTGCGGGCCCGGGGCGCCCGGGTCACCGACCTGGCGGTCCTGGTGGTGGCCGCCGACGATGGGGTCATGCCCCAGACGGTGGAAGCCATGAACCACGCCCGCAGCGCCGACGTGCCCATCATCGTGGCCATCAACAAAATGGACCGGCCCACGGCCCAGCCCGAGCGGGTCATGCAGCAGCTGGCCGACCACGGCCTCATCCCCGAGGACTGGGGCGGTGACACGGTCATGGTGCCCGTTTCCGCCCTCCAGGGCGAGGGCATCGACGAACTGCTGGAAATGATCCTCCTCATGGCCGACATCCTGGAACTGAAGGCCGATCCCAACGCCCCGGCGGTGGGCACCATCATCGACGCCCAGCTGGACCGGGGCCGGGGGCCTGTGGCCACCGTCCTGGTGCAGCAGGGCACCCTGCGGGTGGGCGACGCCTACGTGGCGGGCACCACCTGGGGCAGGGTGCGGGCCATGCTGGACGACAAGGGCCGCTCCCTGAGCGAGGCCGGGCCATCCACCCCCGTGGAGGTGCTGGGCTTTTCCGACGTGCCCCAGGCCGGCGACCTGCTGAAGGTGGTGGCCGACGAGCGGGAAGCCCGGGATACGGCGGAGCGGCTCCAGCTGGAGCGGCGGGATGACGAGCCTGCCGCCGCCCGGGTGGTCAGCCTGGAAGAATTCCAGCGCCGGGCCAAGGCCGGCGACGACCAGGACCTGCGGGTCATCCTGAAGGCCGACGTCCAGGGCTCCCTGGAGGCCCTGCGGCCCGCCCTGGAGCGGCTGGGCACCGACGAGGTGCGGGTCCAGGTGGTCCATGGGGCCGTGGGCGGCATCACCGAAAGCGACATCATGCTGGCTTCGGCCGCGGGGGCCGTGGTGGTGGGCTTCAACGTGCGCCCCAACAACGCCGCCCGGAAGCTGGCCGAGGCGGAGCATGTGGAAATCCGCACCTATCGGGTCATTTACGAGGTATTGGATGACATGCGCAAGGCCCT includes:
- the infB gene encoding translation initiation factor IF-2 produces the protein MSKNIRVYELARELGVESRRVLKVLQEDLNIDIQNHMSTINDQVADRIRAILQPAKAAEPKEGKAGGSPAKAAGTKAAGAAKTTGRRAAKGSGRTARPASGRKAEGQRTGTGGTAARGAGGTAARGAAGTTQAPGRSGQPGGQQRGATGQRPAGGPQGRRRRSRRRTAAARAGVEERRQAADTPSVSELILTGPLSVGELADSLRLPATRVIQTLMMRGIMANINQQLDTDTARMVAEEFDVDVIVEDEERAATALTTKEILEEGAGEELEPRAPVVTVMGHVDHGKTTLLDAIRQTHVSAGEAGGITQHIGASTVEWNGRPIVFLDTPGHEAFTSLRARGARVTDLAVLVVAADDGVMPQTVEAMNHARSADVPIIVAINKMDRPTAQPERVMQQLADHGLIPEDWGGDTVMVPVSALQGEGIDELLEMILLMADILELKADPNAPAVGTIIDAQLDRGRGPVATVLVQQGTLRVGDAYVAGTTWGRVRAMLDDKGRSLSEAGPSTPVEVLGFSDVPQAGDLLKVVADEREARDTAERLQLERRDDEPAAARVVSLEEFQRRAKAGDDQDLRVILKADVQGSLEALRPALERLGTDEVRVQVVHGAVGGITESDIMLASAAGAVVVGFNVRPNNAARKLAEAEHVEIRTYRVIYEVLDDMRKALEGLLAPEQREVVIGQVEVRKVFRIPGGGVVAGSYVTDGEVRRGAHVRVVRDGTLIHEGEIASLRRFKDDVRQVRAGYECGIGIDRFDDIKEGDILEVYVYEEVKRTLEG